TGATTTGTCTGGCGGAAGTGTAATTCATAGCGGATACAAAATTCATTGCAGAGCGTTTTTCCATTTCAGTAAAATCCCCTTTTTTACTCATGGAATGTACCAGGTAATATGCAGCGTCTATATCACGAGGGATCAACCCGGGGGATATGGGTTTCAGCAGGTCTGCTTCAATAATATGCGGTGTATATAATTCCTGGTTTACCCTGTTGCGATCTCTTACCAGGCAGTACACTTCATGACCTTGCTCAAGGAGTACGGAGAGTAATCTTTTGCCAATATAACCTGTGCTACCGGTTAGTAAAATTTTCATAAATAATATCTATTGTCAGTATTAATCTTAATACAGCATATAGGGAGCTTCTTTGCAGATAATAAATAGGAGGTCAGGAGGAAAAGGACTGCATCTATTGACAGTTTTAAAAGAGTATATAAGTAAATATACTGGAAATTTGTTGTTTAATGAATGATTCGGTAAATAAACATGATAGCGGTTTTGATATTTTATTATGTACCGATAAGTCACAAGATATATATGGTCTATTGTGCTTGATATTCACATTGGCTGTTTCATAGGTTTATTATGTTTTTGTTTAATTTACTAATGTGCTATATAAACAAATTGTCGAACCTTACTCAGGCTGTAAAAAGAAGTCTGCTTGCTGATGATGATCTGGACGATAATGTTGTTTTCATGGATGTTGTTAATGAGATTGACAATCAAATAAATGTTAGCATAGTAAATGATGGGGAGGAGCTGATCCGAACGATAGTGGAAAATGCTCCTAACATATTATTTTTGGATGTGTTTTTACCATTTAAAGATGGTAGGTCTTGTTTACGGGAGATCCGCGCAATGTCGGAGTTAAAAGGGCTTCCGATAATTATGTTTAGTGCATTACAAAGCGATGAGGTGATTGAAAGTTTTTACAGGGATGGGGCCAATGCTTACCTTGTAAAACCGGATACTGTCAGGGAATTAAGTTTCATTGGAACAATTACTGAATATTTTGCCTAATAATTTAGGGTGAATCTTTCAGATAGATGGCAGGTGATTATCGGATACCGAATCAACCACGAACAGCCTGATGCCTATAATCTCCCAGGTTTTTAACTTAATCACTTCGACGTTTAGAACTAAAAGTAATATTTAGAGATAACAAGCAGGCCCGGCAAAGATCTGGCAGACCTAATACTAGAACGAGGCCGTATCAGGAGTAAGATGCGGCCTCGTTGTATTTGGGTACCTAATGGAGATAAGTAGTCCTTTATGTAATTCTGAAGAGGTTTATTTATTTTGGATACATCCATTTTCGCCAAGTACCCGGTAACGGCAGGTTTTTGAGCCAAATGCTATTGATCACTAGCCGGTTATATCACTTATTTACAATAATGTAATTTTTGCGTCTTGTTGAAATGGCATTATTTGAATAACAATTGGGCAAACTTGTAGAGATTATTACGCCATACCGGCCAGGTATGGCCGCCAGGATATTCGCTGTAGTTATATTTAATCTGCATTTCATCAAACTTTGCCAGCATATTCTTGCAGTTGTTGTAGGCTATATCTTCTTTGCCGCCCATAGAGATCCAGAATTGTTTCAGGTTACCATTGATTTTGCTGGCTGACTCCTTCATAAAAGCATATTGCTGTTCCGCCGCCGGTTGTTTGCCACCAAACCAACCGGAACTGAACACGCCCAGGTAAGCAAATTGATCCGTGTTATTAACACCTGCATAAAGCGTTTGTATACCACCCATGGACAGGCCTGCCAATGCCCTGTGTTCCGCGTTGGCTATTGTACGATAATTTTTTTCAATAAAAGGAACCATAACGCGCATCAGTTCATTTTCAAAAGTTCTCAACGATTGCTCATTGAAGGTTCCTGAAGATACATTGCCATCCATCATCACCACCAGCATAGGTTTAGCTTGTTGTGCGGCAATGAGGTTGTCGAGGATCAGGTCTGTCTTGCCCTGCGCACTCCATCCTCGTTCATCCTCGCCCCCGCCATGCAACAGATAGAGCACCGGGTATCGCTCATTTATAGCACTATCATATCCTGGAGGCGTATATACAAGACAACGACGCCACGAATTGGTGACCGTTGAGAAGTAGCGCTTGATCCGTACATCACCATGAGGCACATCTTTAATAGCATAAAAAGCGCCATCGGCAAAAGGTATCTCAATACCAGCAGCCATACGACCCATTCCATAAAAAGTTTCGCTGGCCGGATCAGCAACGGCGACACCGTCTATCAACAGTGAATAGTAATGGAAGCCTTCACCGATAGAATCAGTCGTACCCGTCCAATAGCCTGCAGTATCCTTTATCAGATCATATTTTTTACCAAGATCGATCTGTACCCTTTGGGCCTGTGGGGCTTTCAAACGAAACACGACATGGTTGTCAGGCAATACCTGTGGGAAACTGGCATTGCGTACATTAGTAGCCGCAGGCGAACCAAGCAGTGTATATTGTGTAAACGTATTCGGATTAACAGGCTTAAAAAGCAACTGGGAAAACATATAAAGGCTGTTTTTCCAGACTTTGAAGTCATGTACACCCGGCTCTATATAATAAATATGTGGCACCTTGTTTTCATATAGGTAGTCATGTGTACGTTTACTAAAGCTAATCAGGTTATCATTATCGCCGCAGGAAATCCAAAGTAGTTTGAGTTGTCTTTTTGCAATTTCCGGATCAGGCACCAGTAACCCGGGGCTTCGGGTATTAGGAGCGGAAGAAAAACCGCCAACCCAGGCAAACCGGTCCAGATTACCCAGGCCAAAGTTAAGCGCCTGGCCTCCACCCATAGATAAACCCGCAATGGCACGGTGTTCTCTATCAGTAAAAACCGGGAAATGCTTTTCAACAAAGGGGATAAGGTCCTGTAGCAAGTCCTGTTCAAAAGTCGCGAACGCCTGCACTTTATCAGGTGCCATAATATTGCCTGTAGCGCGATCATCTTTCATCGCTCTTCCATTTGGCATAACGACAATCATGGGCGCTAGTTTGCCGGCAGCATACAGGTTATCCAGGATCACCTGCGGCGTGCCGCCGTTGAGCCACTCCTTCTCATCGCCACCAATGCCATGCAGTAGATACAATACAGGATATCTGGTTTTTTTGGAATAGCCGGGGGGCGTATACACGATGGCTTTGCGGGTAGTACCAACTGTTTTGGACGGGTACTGGATGGTATCGATTTTTCCGTGGAGAATCTCATTGCGCAGGGAATCAAAACCCTGAGGCGCATGGGTAACAATCGCCTGAGTATGCCCAGACATAGAGGCCATACAAAAAGCTGCAATGGCAAGGATCAACCTATTCATGGTTATTATGGATTTAGTTTAAACAGTTTAATACTACGTTCATACAGACGTGCGTAAACAGTGGCGGGTGGAATTTATTTTTACCAAACAATAGTAAGGTATTTTCCGAAGAAATCAGTGCTGTTTTGAAAGATTGAAGTCAATGGAAGGATATGATGTTATCAACTGCGGAGATACTCATTCCTTATCATTTAACGATGTTTTTTCGTGTGATCTCAGTATCAGGTTTCTCAGCCGGTCTTCATTTTCATCACCCCAATGGCCTAAAGCGGAGATGATGGGAATTAAAGTCTTCCCAAAATCGGTAAGATAGTATTCAACCTTGGGAGGTACTACCGGGTGTATTATTTTTGAAACAAGTTCATGTTGCTCAAGCTCGTTCAACTGCATATTTAAGACTCTCCGGGAAGCATCCGGAATTTTCCGTTGGAGTTCACTTGGCCGCCGGTGCCCTTCGTTGATAAACCATAATAACCTTATCTTCCACTTTCCATACAAGACCTCCGCAATTAGATCGAGTCCGCAATTCAGGTTCGGTAAAATTTTTCTTTCATACATAATAACAAAAATAACTGATGTTCCGCATTCATACAGGGATAAATTTATCCCTATATGAATTCTATTTCCGTACTTGTTTATAGTGATACGATGGTACAATTTTGTACAAATGTTAAGATATGCAAAACGGATTCCATTTCAATAACGAATTATCAGGTAAGATCGCATTGGTAACAGGTGGCACAAAAGGGGCGGGGAAAGCCATCGCTGAAAGATTGCTAAATGCGGGTGCTAAAGTAATTACTACAGCAAGAAAAGCCCCGGAAGAGCCGAATGTGCAAATTCATTTTATTGCAGCAGATCTCAGTAAATCCGAAGGAGCAAAGAAAGTGACAGAGGAGGTTTTGTCAACATATGGCAGGCTTGACATACTTGTAAACAATCTTGGTGGCGCTGAAACCCCTGGTGGTGGATTTGCGGTGTTGAGCGATGAAGATTGGGAACATACGCTTCAAACGAATTTGCTGGCGCCAGTGCGTTTAGACAGGGCATTTTTACCACAAATGCTGGCACAGAAAAGCGGCGTAATTATCCATATTGCATCCATCCAGGGGAAATTACCTTTGTTCGATTCCACCTTACCTTATGCGGCGGCAAAAGCAGGGCTCATCAATTACAGCAAAGGGTTGTCGAAAGAAGTATCTCCCAAAGGCATACGGGTGTTGACCGTATCACCAGGTTGGATCATGACCACAGCTGCCACCCGCATGGTAGAACGGATAGCAGAAAGCTCAAACACCACTATGCAGCAAGCCACGCAAAGCATTATGGACGCGTTAGGAGGAATACCTTACGGCAGACCGGCACAGCCTGAGGAAGTGGCCGAGTTGGTTGGCTTTTTGGTTTCATCCAGGGCGAATTATCTAACCGGAACAGAATTCATCATTGACGGAGGAACAATCCCTACGATTTAATAATTATCATATTGATACAATGAATTTACCAAAAGTAATAGCAGATTTAGTTCATGCACAGGACAGTTTTGATAGTATCGCTTACGCCAATTGTTTTTCTGAAACAGCGGTGGTATATGACGAAGGCAAAATGCATACAGGAAAAAAAGAAATACAGCAATGGATTACCGAAGCAAACAGGAAATATAAAACAACGATGAATCCAATAGCCTATGAGGAAAAAGGCGCTACATCTTTACTAACAGCAGAATTGTCAGGAACATTTCCGGGTAGCCCGATTGTGCTGTATTATCATTGTGAAATTACCGAAGGATTGATCAGTTCTTTGAGGATAACATCGTAATGAGTTTGATGTATAATCCCGGTATTGTATTAAGGCGGATGGTAGGTGTTAGCAAGAAATGCAACAGATTAGCAACCGGACCAGGCAAGGTAAAGACAGCGATTAAAATGAAGGATTGGTTTATAATATGAAATGCTCCTAAAAACTAACAGTTTTTAGGAGCATTTTTATGATGGAAAAGGAGGTGGAGTTGTTCAGGCTCCTGATGTTTGCCGTTATTTCATTTTCTTCAATATGTTTTTAACTGGATTAATAGAATCAAAAATATGGCTTAGGGCGCCAGGTGCCAGGGAATTGTTGTTGTTATGACATGTGAAACAGCTGAAAGTAGTTCCTTGCAGATAAGTTTCCATGGTACTGTTTGCCAGCAGACTGGTACCTATTGCGCTGCCTTTGGAGGTATCAGAGGAATAGACGTTTCCATTAGGAGCAGTGCCGCTATTCGTCCATGTGGCACCAATAAATACATAGTTTTTGCGAATATCATTGCCGGGGATCATACCCATAATATTATTGTTGATTGATATTACTTCAGTATTAGAAGCGGAAGCGCTGGTATCCTGTTGGTTGGGAACAAGGTTAAAAGCTGCACCGAAAGGGAAAAGACGCAGTGTATTGCTAGCGCTGATAGTTGTATAAGGTGCTTCAGCAAACAGTGTATTAACGCTGTCAGCAGTCATGTGAGGGTTATTGAAGGAGTCCGCCGGCAGAGAAGTATTGCCGTTAAAGAGCCAGTTGCCTTTGTCTGCTGGAACAGTTTTTACCACTTTGTTGGTATTGATATATTGATAAGACGGATTAGGTGTATTGCTATTATGTTCAAATGTAGCCCATATCATTTCCGGGTGACCAGCCACACTGCCTACTACGTGCATGCCTACCAATGCAAGTTTTACCTTTTGTTGACCGGTGACAGGCCATTGTGAAGGGGAGCTGGTATTGTAAGTAGGGATGATCGCGTCTATTGTGACAAAACCACTTGCGTCGCTGAGGCTATCTGCAATGATCCACGAAGTTTTTAATTCAATGGCCAGTGCATTGGAATCAGGAGGCAGACTGTAGCCTTGTTGTTTTGCGTAAGTCATAATGCTATCCAGGTCAGAGGGGGTAGTTGGGAACTGGTAACCTGACATATATTTAGCCTGCACGGCGGCCAGGAAATAAGCATACACGTCATTGACAAATGTTATATAATATACGAGCGAGCCATTTTGTGCCATTAGTGCATCTTGTGTAGCCTGTGCCAATTCTGTTTCTACCTGGTTGCCATTCATATCAAAGAAAACATTTCCATTGGGGGTAGCCAATGCATGGATGACGTTTTGGGGCTTTGTAAGCTTAGTAACGAATTGCGGTTTTTCAATGACTGCCCCTTGTTTATCTTTTAAAAGAATAATCCCATTTGCATCTTTCCCGACAGGGCCTAGTTCAATTATTTTGCCTGAACTGTTTTTTACCAGCACTTTTTCCCCGGCTTTGTGGAACAACACTTCAAATAGATGGCCTTTCCTGTCAGAGAATAAGGGCAGTCTGTTGGGACCATTTTTTCTGAGAGCAGGGACTACCGGTAGGATGGTACCCGGAAGATGTTTAATCAGTGTCATACCTCCGGAAGTATCAGGAGCGACCGTATAAAATACCGGTGATTCCAGTACTCTTCCAGTAGATCCATACTCGCCGGTGTTAGGAGACGTGACCCATAAGAACATGCGTTCGGACCATTGGTAGAAGTCGCAATTGTTTTGATGACCGAACGTGATACTATTGGCGGGAGTAACATGTCCGTTTTCTGTTGCTTTGCCTGTCAGGAACCATGTGTTAAATGTGTCTTGTGGGACGGTACAGGAAGATAATGCGTCTTGTGGTAATTGAATGGTGGAATAGGCGGTCTTGTTTTGTGAAAGTACAGTAGGCTTCTTGCTATTGTCTTTACATGCGCTCCATAGTAGGACGGCGCCTGTAACCGTAAGGAAAAGGAGTGCAATAATAGTGTTTTTCATCGTGTTCATTTTGGTTTTGAGGAAATAATTAGAAATCGTGTCCTTTGAAGATGTCGTATAGGTTATGATTATTACTAAAGATAGGGGAATGTGAGCAATTTGAAGTTTCTTCTTTTCCCCTTTTGGGAAGTTGAGAAAATATTGGTTTATATAATAGTCAAATTTAAGTTTCAGATCCTGAGGGAAAAAAGGAAACCCGGGAAGAAAGTAGGGAAATCGGTGGTAAAATACATAAAGATCCCTGCCGGTAAGTTAAACCAGGTGTTATTGATTTTGAAAAACTGATGCAATCTGAGTACTGCTTTAACATCAGATCCGGTCAGCCATGTTACTTATTCATCACAATGTTCGCAGGCAAAACATGATCAGGAATAAATTCCGTAGTGAACATTTCTTTAACAGGCAGGTCCTTTTTCAGCAACCCAATTCTTTGGGCTACATTATAAATTTCCTGCAGTTCTTTTTCATCTGGCGTCAGGCGAACATATGATACGCGTCTGGGTGTGGATGTCAAAATATAATTCAGCAGTGAGGAATCCTGCCTATTATATCTTGAAATGATTTTTGCAGCATCGGCACGATGGATCTCCGCCCAGGCCCCTGACTCTGCTATACCCCGCACAAGTTCTTTTACTACTTCTGGTTGATTGTTAATGAGATCTTCATGTACGACCAAGACACATGATATGAAATTAGGCCAGATATCCCTGGCGTAATAGAGCACCTTCCCTATTCCCTCTTTCTCCGCTTTTGCGCAAAAAGGCTCACCTACAAAATATCCGTCTATGGCCTTGGCGGCTAACGCTGTAGGCATATCAGGTGGTGGTAATGGTACAAATTGCAGATCATCTGGTGATAGGCCCTGCTTCTCCAGCAGCTTCAATAATACAAAATGCTGATTGCTGTAAAGACTGGGAATAGCGATCTTTTTTCCTTTGAGATCATGCAGGTTTTTAGCACTGCTATTGATAGGTATTACAAGTTCTGAGCCATCCCGGTGACCGAGGTAGCAGATCTTTACCGGCACGCCGTCTTCTCTGAGTTTCATAGCCAGCGGGGCTAACATAAAGGTAACCTGTAATTTTTTAGATTGTATAGCACTTGCAATGGTAGGGAAGTCGGAGAACTTCTGAGACTTGAAATGAATGGCTGCGCCGGAAGTTTTGGTGGCATAGTCTACCACCGGGCAGGTCAGATGACAGGTAACAGGCAGATAGCCTAACTGTAATTCCTGCGGCAGTTTCTTGGCAGTGCCGGAAGCTGTCTTTTCCAATGGCAGGACACGGAAGCGCAGGATAGCCAGCAGGGCCACTACCAGTCCTATACCCAATAGTATCTTTTTCATAATTTATATTTCAGGGGTTATACAAGAATTTTCTCCATTACATGGGCAGCTACTTCCAGCAGCTCGGGCTGGGTATTATGCCTTGGATGGGCTACATTTACATACATTTCATGACAAACACTGGTAGGGCGGCTTGTCAAAATGATGATCCGGTCCGCAATCTGCACTGCCTCATCAATATCGTGGGTCACCATGACGAGTGTCTTGGGTCGCTTATCCAATAATCGGATAAGTTCCTTCCTGATTTCCATGCGGGACAGATAATCCAGGGAAGAGAAAGGTTCATCCAAGAAAATGATATCTGAAGTACCTGCCAATACCCTGGCAAGTTCCACCCGCTGCTTCATCCCGCCGGACAACTCATGGGGATAATATTTTTCAAAGCCCTTCAGATTGACCAGATTGATCAGGTCCTGTATTTCTGCATCCCGACGTACAATATCTTTCATGTGACGCAGGCCAATACCCACGTTTTCAGCCACCGTCAGCCAGGGAAACAGACCGCCCTGTTGGAAGACCGTACGTACGGAACTAGTAACCTTTACCCGACCGCTGGCAGGTTGCAGATACCCCGTTAACAGGTTGAGCAAAGTCGTTTTTCCACACCCGGAAGGGCCTACAATCACTACCCTTTCCCCACGCCTGACCTCGATAGTGATATTGTCCAGTACTTTCATGTTGCCGTATGTAAAAGAAACCTTCTCCAGTAAAATATGTGCGTGATCATTGTTTACCATAACCCCATTTTAAATTATCAGCTTTTGTAAATCTTTGGAATAATTTGTCGATGCCCATACCGATGGTCCCGATCGTAATCATATAACAGACGGCTGTATCCAGTCGTAAGCCGTTTCTGGCATCCCATATCCCATATCCCAATCCATCCTGACAACCGACCATTTCAGCGGCTACAATGACCACCCAGCTGATACCATAGCAAATTCTCATGGAAGTCAGTAATTGCGGCATAATAGCCGGCAACGTGACCTTAAACAGCAATTCGGTACTGTTAAAGTCATGATCTCTGGCCACGCGGAAATAAATATCAGGGATCGTAGCAACAGCTGATATTACTGATAAGGTAAGCGGGAAAAAAGTGGCCAGGAATATCAGGAAGATAGCTGGCTTGTCACCGATATGGAACCATAATATTGCAAAGGGGATCCATGCCAGTGGAGATAAGGAACGGAAGAAATTGAGTATCGGAAGTATGGCCGTATTCCAGTTTCGGTTCCTTCCCAACCACAACCCGATAGGGATAGCCAGGCATGCTGACGATAAAAATCCGATGGCGACTCTCCATAAAGAGGCAACAATATCATTCAATAAGCGAGCGGAGGAGAGCTCCTCCTGGAAACTTTTCACCACGGACAGGGGAGAGGGGAATGCATATTCAGGGAAGATCTTTAATAAAGAAATCACCTGCCAGCAGACTAAGATAAACAGGATAGCCAGCGGTGCCAGCCAATTTTTATGTATCATATTGCGCGTGTTTTTGGGGCAAGAATTGCCTGGACCGCATTGCTGCGATCTTTTTTCTGTAGATGTCAGGCGGAAATACTATTTATTCTTCACCGAAGTTATCGTAATAGGTATAATCTCCTGAAATTTTGCCGTCCTGGAATGTAAAAATTGTACAGATAGGTAATTCAAACGTGGTACTGTCCGGGGCAGTGCCTTTGGATACAAACTCTACGATGACATGCTGATCACCTGATGGGTACATTTTTACTATCTCATCCCTGACATCCGGGAATGCCTGCTGCAAGCCACTGTACTTTTCAATAACCTGGGCGATGGTCTGTTTCACTAATCCATTTCCTAATGAGGGATCCTTGAATTCAGCTGTGGGCGTGTACATTTCGGCCATCTTCTTCCAGTCGTGGTTGTTAAAATGCTCGAAATACTGTTTTACCAGGGCCTCATTG
This Chitinophaga sancti DNA region includes the following protein-coding sequences:
- a CDS encoding response regulator, with the translated sequence MSNLTQAVKRSLLADDDLDDNVVFMDVVNEIDNQINVSIVNDGEELIRTIVENAPNILFLDVFLPFKDGRSCLREIRAMSELKGLPIIMFSALQSDEVIESFYRDGANAYLVKPDTVRELSFIGTITEYFA
- a CDS encoding alpha/beta hydrolase-fold protein; this encodes MNRLILAIAAFCMASMSGHTQAIVTHAPQGFDSLRNEILHGKIDTIQYPSKTVGTTRKAIVYTPPGYSKKTRYPVLYLLHGIGGDEKEWLNGGTPQVILDNLYAAGKLAPMIVVMPNGRAMKDDRATGNIMAPDKVQAFATFEQDLLQDLIPFVEKHFPVFTDREHRAIAGLSMGGGQALNFGLGNLDRFAWVGGFSSAPNTRSPGLLVPDPEIAKRQLKLLWISCGDNDNLISFSKRTHDYLYENKVPHIYYIEPGVHDFKVWKNSLYMFSQLLFKPVNPNTFTQYTLLGSPAATNVRNASFPQVLPDNHVVFRLKAPQAQRVQIDLGKKYDLIKDTAGYWTGTTDSIGEGFHYYSLLIDGVAVADPASETFYGMGRMAAGIEIPFADGAFYAIKDVPHGDVRIKRYFSTVTNSWRRCLVYTPPGYDSAINERYPVLYLLHGGGEDERGWSAQGKTDLILDNLIAAQQAKPMLVVMMDGNVSSGTFNEQSLRTFENELMRVMVPFIEKNYRTIANAEHRALAGLSMGGIQTLYAGVNNTDQFAYLGVFSSGWFGGKQPAAEQQYAFMKESASKINGNLKQFWISMGGKEDIAYNNCKNMLAKFDEMQIKYNYSEYPGGHTWPVWRNNLYKFAQLLFK
- a CDS encoding helix-turn-helix domain-containing protein is translated as MYERKILPNLNCGLDLIAEVLYGKWKIRLLWFINEGHRRPSELQRKIPDASRRVLNMQLNELEQHELVSKIIHPVVPPKVEYYLTDFGKTLIPIISALGHWGDENEDRLRNLILRSHEKTSLNDKE
- a CDS encoding SDR family oxidoreductase; this encodes MQNGFHFNNELSGKIALVTGGTKGAGKAIAERLLNAGAKVITTARKAPEEPNVQIHFIAADLSKSEGAKKVTEEVLSTYGRLDILVNNLGGAETPGGGFAVLSDEDWEHTLQTNLLAPVRLDRAFLPQMLAQKSGVIIHIASIQGKLPLFDSTLPYAAAKAGLINYSKGLSKEVSPKGIRVLTVSPGWIMTTAATRMVERIAESSNTTMQQATQSIMDALGGIPYGRPAQPEEVAELVGFLVSSRANYLTGTEFIIDGGTIPTI
- a CDS encoding nuclear transport factor 2 family protein is translated as MNLPKVIADLVHAQDSFDSIAYANCFSETAVVYDEGKMHTGKKEIQQWITEANRKYKTTMNPIAYEEKGATSLLTAELSGTFPGSPIVLYYHCEITEGLISSLRITS
- a CDS encoding ABC transporter substrate-binding protein; protein product: MKKILLGIGLVVALLAILRFRVLPLEKTASGTAKKLPQELQLGYLPVTCHLTCPVVDYATKTSGAAIHFKSQKFSDFPTIASAIQSKKLQVTFMLAPLAMKLREDGVPVKICYLGHRDGSELVIPINSSAKNLHDLKGKKIAIPSLYSNQHFVLLKLLEKQGLSPDDLQFVPLPPPDMPTALAAKAIDGYFVGEPFCAKAEKEGIGKVLYYARDIWPNFISCVLVVHEDLINNQPEVVKELVRGIAESGAWAEIHRADAAKIISRYNRQDSSLLNYILTSTPRRVSYVRLTPDEKELQEIYNVAQRIGLLKKDLPVKEMFTTEFIPDHVLPANIVMNK
- a CDS encoding ABC transporter ATP-binding protein, whose amino-acid sequence is MVNNDHAHILLEKVSFTYGNMKVLDNITIEVRRGERVVIVGPSGCGKTTLLNLLTGYLQPASGRVKVTSSVRTVFQQGGLFPWLTVAENVGIGLRHMKDIVRRDAEIQDLINLVNLKGFEKYYPHELSGGMKQRVELARVLAGTSDIIFLDEPFSSLDYLSRMEIRKELIRLLDKRPKTLVMVTHDIDEAVQIADRIIILTSRPTSVCHEMYVNVAHPRHNTQPELLEVAAHVMEKILV
- a CDS encoding ABC transporter permease; this translates as MIHKNWLAPLAILFILVCWQVISLLKIFPEYAFPSPLSVVKSFQEELSSARLLNDIVASLWRVAIGFLSSACLAIPIGLWLGRNRNWNTAILPILNFFRSLSPLAWIPFAILWFHIGDKPAIFLIFLATFFPLTLSVISAVATIPDIYFRVARDHDFNSTELLFKVTLPAIMPQLLTSMRICYGISWVVIVAAEMVGCQDGLGYGIWDARNGLRLDTAVCYMITIGTIGMGIDKLFQRFTKADNLKWGYGKQ
- a CDS encoding nuclear transport factor 2 family protein, whose amino-acid sequence is MSNDNEALVKQYFEHFNNHDWKKMAEMYTPTAEFKDPSLGNGLVKQTIAQVIEKYSGLQQAFPDVRDEIVKMYPSGDQHVIVEFVSKGTAPDSTTFELPICTIFTFQDGKISGDYTYYDNFGEE